In Castanea sativa cultivar Marrone di Chiusa Pesio chromosome 6, ASM4071231v1, a single window of DNA contains:
- the LOC142639929 gene encoding uncharacterized protein At4g02000-like has protein sequence MEDDEGSDEEVKNLREGLVVVKFSKDFKQQIRTPCTKALIVKVGLHSFGAWILPSLVLFEEDYEATLRKGPWFIGEHFLSIRPWEPNFQPTTANVTSMAVCIKLNELPIEYYNLEALLQIGKSIGNVLRVDMHTANEARGRFARLCVQIYVDKPLVTTVLIGKFEQPVCYEGVQKICFSYGRIGHMKVSCSYTIHPVSPPKEMSKMASENCREAMDSSCDKHVSKELTMGAGQAKNVHGSELEEGQETSYGPWIVVERRRNVQKN, from the exons ATGGAGGATGATGAGGGATCCGATGAGGAGGTCAAAAACCTTCGTGAAGGTTTAGTTGTTGTTAAGTTCTCCAAAGACTTCAAACAGCAAATCCGCACTCCATGTACCAAAGCTCTTATCGTGAAG GTTGGATTGCATTCATTTGGAGCATGGATTCTTCCTAGCCTGGTTTTATTTGAAGAAGATTATGAAGCAACTCTCAGGAAGGGACCTTGGTTTATTGGAGAGCACTTTCTCTCCATCAGACCATGGGAACCAAATTTCCAACCTACGACGGCAAATGTCACTTCGATGGCTGTCTGTATCAAATTAAATGAACTACCTATCGAATATTATAACTTGGAAGCCCTTTTGCAAATTGGAAAATCCATTGGCAATGTTCTAAGAGTTGACATGCATACTGCGAATGAAGCGAGAGGCAGGTTTGCAAGACTCTGTGTTCAAATATACGTGGATAAGCCCTTGGTGACAACCGTGTTGATTGGGAAGTTTGAACAACCGGTCTGCTATGAGGGCGTCCAAaagatttgtttttcttatGGGAGAATAGGGCATATGAAGGTAAGTTGTTCGTATACTATCCATCCAGTCTCGCCGCCGAAAGAGATGAGTAAGATGGCTTCGGAGAATTGCAGGGAGGCCATGGACAGTTCATGCGATAAGCATGTCTCTAAGGAACTGACCATGGGAGCAGGGCAGGCCAAGAATGTGCATGGGAGCGAGCTTGAGGAGGGTCAAGAAACGTCGTACGGTCCTTGGATTGTAGTTGAGCGTAGGAGGAACGTGCAGAAAAATTAG